One stretch of Rhizobium rhizoryzae DNA includes these proteins:
- a CDS encoding NAD(P)/FAD-dependent oxidoreductase — protein MISGFLPVDFLSEWRSRDKPRGLVVFVGTGGFETNMQPVAEENAPLPVTPDRDQPAPVPRRKQCIASSLNIQVRQAEGIMSALTCIEKQWIDQRPVNAIVPMGRKSNREHVTFVGAGLVNLISAHFAVRVGMSVRIVEAAPDPRHGEDWTRYGCSSGGANARMFTLSEMDNYNCRHAHQDMNWQFSRSVAQNGWNVCDAARLSGEEKTWIDDFERIPSWLAESYNQDIFKFSRESKSLWEQWMEEDPELFSDSVTTRDILRIYSDADHLQASLARQDRIGATIRTVSVSDISEEQPILKTAVDGGLIAGGVYVHGFTVNVHRFIAALIERLETGGVAFDWQTRMVSIGQGTGGTVEGISLESGEVVRGNIVISPGAYGNGVLHGTSAHRQIAGVLGAWLTVPDREGGLRNSLKLARKGHIVEDANVTVALDENGERVAIIGSGYGFTGFDPYNIDQDLLGRIYSGIRDTARHYFPESYAQSVAEGSLDRSLKYCVRPWTPTGLGVFEALRAANDDKLIVVGGHNTGGFAQAPATGMAVIASIRGRQHDMHRDYRPNRFRSFLSA, from the coding sequence GTGATATCGGGCTTTCTCCCGGTCGATTTTCTTTCCGAGTGGCGCTCCAGGGACAAGCCGCGCGGGTTGGTGGTGTTCGTTGGCACGGGCGGCTTCGAAACAAATATGCAGCCCGTCGCGGAAGAGAATGCGCCTTTGCCGGTCACGCCGGATAGGGATCAGCCCGCTCCTGTGCCGAGGCGAAAACAGTGCATCGCTTCCAGCCTGAACATTCAGGTACGTCAGGCCGAAGGTATCATGTCAGCTCTGACCTGTATCGAGAAGCAGTGGATCGACCAGAGACCAGTGAATGCCATCGTGCCGATGGGCAGAAAATCCAATCGTGAGCACGTCACCTTCGTTGGGGCGGGGCTCGTCAACCTGATCAGTGCGCATTTCGCCGTCCGTGTCGGCATGTCCGTGCGCATCGTCGAAGCGGCGCCGGATCCTCGACATGGCGAAGACTGGACCCGCTATGGATGCAGTTCGGGCGGTGCGAATGCCCGTATGTTCACGCTGTCGGAAATGGATAATTACAATTGCCGCCATGCCCATCAGGATATGAACTGGCAATTCTCTCGAAGCGTTGCCCAGAATGGCTGGAATGTCTGTGACGCTGCGCGCCTGTCCGGCGAGGAGAAGACCTGGATCGACGATTTCGAGCGAATCCCGAGTTGGTTGGCTGAGTCCTATAATCAGGACATCTTCAAGTTCAGCCGTGAAAGCAAATCTCTTTGGGAACAATGGATGGAGGAAGATCCGGAGCTGTTTTCGGACAGCGTGACGACGCGCGATATTCTGCGAATTTATTCCGACGCCGATCACCTCCAGGCGTCGCTCGCACGGCAGGACAGGATCGGCGCGACCATTCGGACGGTTTCCGTCAGCGACATTTCTGAAGAGCAGCCTATCCTCAAGACGGCCGTCGACGGGGGACTTATCGCAGGCGGGGTCTATGTTCATGGATTTACAGTGAACGTCCATCGGTTCATTGCGGCGCTGATTGAACGGCTTGAGACAGGGGGCGTTGCCTTCGACTGGCAGACGCGAATGGTGTCCATCGGGCAAGGAACAGGCGGAACTGTCGAAGGTATCAGTCTCGAGAGCGGCGAAGTGGTCCGGGGAAACATTGTCATTTCGCCGGGCGCCTACGGCAACGGCGTTTTGCATGGAACCTCGGCGCATCGCCAGATTGCTGGCGTTCTGGGTGCCTGGCTCACCGTGCCCGACCGGGAGGGCGGCCTCAGGAATTCGCTGAAGCTTGCACGGAAAGGCCATATCGTGGAAGACGCGAATGTGACGGTGGCACTGGACGAAAACGGGGAACGCGTCGCGATCATCGGTTCCGGCTACGGTTTCACCGGCTTTGACCCCTACAACATCGACCAGGACCTTCTCGGCCGCATCTATTCCGGCATTCGGGATACTGCCCGTCATTATTTTCCGGAAAGCTACGCGCAGAGCGTGGCGGAAGGGTCACTTGATCGCAGTCTGAAATACTGCGTTCGACCCTGGACGCCCACGGGTCTCGGCGTGTTCGAGGCCCTGCGAGCGGCAAATGATGACAAGCTGATCGTCGTTGGCGGGCACAATACAGGCGGCTTTGCCCAGGCTCCAGCGACCGGCATGGCGGTCATTGCCTCCATTCGCGGGCGTCAGCATGACATGCATCGCGATTACAGGCCCAACCGCTTCCGTTCCTTTCTCAGCGCATGA
- a CDS encoding LysE family translocator, which translates to MTILGISYLALGLYYWTMSVTPGPNNVMLTLSGVNFGFNRTLPHILGIASGCAVQTFLLCLGLGFIFHEFPVIQQVLKWAGAAYLIYLALKLVGAKVASGVQAPPRPLSLFDAASFQFINPKAWVKATTTATIFMPEGTPILASGLAIFSLCTLVNIASSSLWAGFGVGIRKLLSNPKMLRAFNLSMAALLIGTAVYVVLS; encoded by the coding sequence ATGACAATTCTGGGAATTTCCTATCTGGCCCTTGGCCTCTACTACTGGACCATGTCGGTCACGCCGGGGCCAAACAATGTGATGCTCACTCTTTCGGGCGTCAACTTCGGCTTCAACCGAACCTTGCCTCATATCCTAGGCATCGCTTCGGGTTGCGCAGTCCAGACCTTTCTGTTGTGCCTTGGACTCGGCTTCATCTTTCATGAGTTTCCGGTCATTCAGCAGGTTCTGAAGTGGGCAGGTGCCGCCTATCTGATCTATCTGGCACTCAAGCTGGTCGGCGCCAAGGTCGCAAGCGGCGTTCAGGCGCCGCCCCGGCCCTTGAGCCTGTTCGATGCGGCTTCTTTCCAGTTCATCAATCCCAAGGCTTGGGTGAAAGCAACGACGACAGCCACCATCTTCATGCCGGAAGGTACTCCCATTCTGGCGTCCGGACTTGCAATCTTTTCACTTTGTACATTGGTCAATATTGCGTCCTCTTCCCTTTGGGCCGGTTTCGGCGTCGGAATCCGCAAGCTTCTGTCCAATCCGAAAATGCTGCGTGCATTCAATCTGTCGATGGCCGCCCTGTTGATCGGCACAGCTGTCTACGTCGTTCTTTCCTGA
- a CDS encoding GNAT family N-acetyltransferase, which yields MQLEGSRDGPHLYPLFHADGGQEVWTYLRDGPFRTMDEYVRHLDGFAGRHGLLAFVVREAASARPVGMSLIIHISDRTESVEIAYVLFAPDVHGKGVAFAAVQALLEYIFQDLGKMLCIWKCDSLNAKSAGLARKLGFRQTEEIKGDFVVKGRLRDSLVFQMQAQDWQAQDRSLRGSGMR from the coding sequence ATGCAGCTGGAGGGTAGCCGGGATGGGCCACATCTCTATCCACTGTTTCACGCAGACGGCGGGCAAGAGGTCTGGACCTATCTCCGCGACGGCCCGTTTCGAACGATGGACGAATACGTTCGGCATCTCGATGGCTTCGCCGGGCGTCATGGTCTTCTGGCGTTCGTTGTCCGGGAAGCCGCATCCGCGAGGCCGGTCGGCATGTCTCTCATCATCCACATCAGCGACAGGACAGAGAGTGTCGAGATAGCCTATGTCCTCTTTGCTCCAGACGTTCACGGCAAGGGCGTTGCCTTCGCCGCGGTGCAGGCCTTGCTGGAATACATTTTTCAGGATCTCGGCAAGATGCTCTGCATCTGGAAATGCGACAGCCTGAACGCGAAATCTGCAGGTTTGGCGCGCAAGCTGGGATTTCGACAGACGGAAGAGATCAAGGGCGATTTCGTCGTGAAAGGCCGTCTGCGCGACAGTCTCGTGTTCCAGATGCAGGCGCAAGACTGGCAGGCGCAGGATCGGTCCTTAAGAGGCTCAGGCATGCGGTGA